A DNA window from Aspergillus nidulans FGSC A4 chromosome I contains the following coding sequences:
- a CDS encoding AAR2 splicing factor family protein (transcript_id=CADANIAT00007068), whose translation MTSLTPTPTLLIPHLPPKTLVGIDLITFTSTPNFHGIRDIPPGWHFVYTGTTAGLSLRLGGWFYVDRGNSTETEIGKDILVWRWNDNTEALEPLRSHQMGEGLRYRANIGSAWGSGGLWRYRSRVPSAAIAADAGALQRSGGDSGAGRGDNGGLEEEEEEEEEEEEGRREWTALTNRLSPQLLSRITGEPALDWDGRARWLVTSGSTAQQDDDDIPGIDINPDSNPIDDGVSGAEGQGRLEDYTERQFSFLPVDLKRTWREGAIGRERTEAARDRSWALGEIIHRVSSSSSPHSEIAADGGVETDINAFGEAQILGELQFTFLMGLTLMNYSCLQQWKRLLGLILTCRSAITDRAPFMAEALRLLLTQLKRADDVEGGLFDQLGNEGGAEGGEFLRRLLKGFRTAMYEVLEDRGESPVKREFGKLEEWVRRELDWELDRDAVLRKGMVQLEDGEEVELEMVDHEEEEYAPVVVELDGIY comes from the coding sequence ATGACCTCCCTAACGCCAACACCAaccctcctcatcccgcACCTCCCACCAAAAACCCTCGTCGGCATCGACCTAATCACATTTACATCGACGCCAAATTTCCACGGAATCCGTGATATCCCGCCAGGTTGGCATTTCGTGTACACCGGTACAACGGCGGGGCTGAGTCTGCGGCTGGGCGGGTGGTTTTACGTAGACCGCGGTAACAGCACGGAAACAGAAATTGGAAAAGATATACTTGTCTGGCGATGGAATGACAACACAGAAGCTCTTGAGCCATTGAGATCCCATCAGATGGGCGAGGGGCTGCGCTATAGGGCTAATATTGGTAGTGCCTGGGGTTCCGGTGGGCTGTGGCGATATCGGAGTCGGGTACCTTCTGCAGCGATTGCAGCGGATGCCGGGGCGTTGCAGAGAAGTGGTGGTGACAGCGGTGCCGGTCGAGGTGATAACGGGGGCttagaagaagaagaggaggaggaggaggaggaggaggaagggcgGAGGGAATGGACTGCGTTGACAAATAGGTTGTCGCCGCAGCTCCTAAGCAGAATTACGGGTGAGCCTGCGCTAGATTGGGACGGAAGGGCGAGGTGGTTGGTTACGTCGGGAAGTACGGCGCAacaggacgacgatgatattcCTGGAATTGATATAAACCCGGACTCGAATCCCATAGATGATGGCGTGTCTGGTGCTGAGGGTCAAGGACGACTTGAGGACTACACGGAGAGACAGTTCTCATTTCTCCCTGTGGATTTGAAAAGGACCTGGCGCGAGGGCGCGATCGGCCGCGAGAGGACCGAAGCAGCGCGCGATCGATCCTGGGCATTGGGCGAGATCATCCACAGAGtgtcatcgtcttcgtcgccgcATTCTGAGATTGCTGCCGATGGCGGTGTTGAAACGGATATAAACGCCTTCGGCGAAGCCCAGATCCTTGGCGAGCTGCAATTCACCTTCCTTATGGGCCTGACATTGATGAATTACTCCTGCCTTCAACAGTGGAAGCGCCTTCTCGGACTGATCCTCACCTGCCGCTCCGCCATCACGGATAGGGCACCTTTCATGGCGGAGGCCCTACGCTTGCTTCTTACGCAACTAAAGCGGGCGGACGATGTGGAGGGCGGGCTCTTTGACCAACTGGGCAATGAAGGAGGCGCGGAGGGGGGCGAATTCCTGCGGCGGTTGCTGAAGGGGTTCAGGACAGCTATGTATGAGGTTCTTGAGGATAGGGGAGAGTCACCAGTTAAGAGGGAATTCGGGAAACTGGAGGAGTGGGTGAGGCGAGAACTTGACTGGGAATTGGATCGGGACGCGGTGCTTAGGAAGGGGAtggtgcagctggaggatggggaggaggtggagttgGAAATGGTGGAccatgaagaggaggagTACGCGCCTGTTGTTGTGGAATTGGATGGCATTTATTAG
- a CDS encoding branched-chain amino acid aminotransferase, cytosolic (transcript_id=CADANIAT00007069), with translation MGSIGNTLAELDASVVKITRSTELRHVPLPGSLEELSHSYCTDHMVTARWTAAGGWETPEVKPFQNLSIPPTASCLHYATECFEGMKVYRGFDGKLRLFRPDLNGERLSNSAVRASLPSFRFQELKTLIAKLMQIDGLRWLPKDQPGRFLYLRPTLIGSGTQLGVQAPAEALLFIIAVPWPDPATRLKATPGEALGLKLLTSAPDTIRAWPGGFGYAKLGANYGPSLAAHGKAQAQGFDQVLWLFGEDRQVTEAGASNFFIVWENAQTGKRELVTAPLENQLILPGVTRRSVLELARSRLNQAVGDLEAVEVVEKTFTIWDVEAAWKEGRVVEAFVCGTAFFITPVKLIRNGAVDIQLLKPGQTAGYAAQIKSWLEAVMYGKDGAENHEWSYIIENESEK, from the exons ATGGGCTCCATTGGCAACACTCTAGCTGAGCTCGACGCCTCGGTCGTCAAGATCACTCGTTCGACCGAACTACGCCATGTCCCCCTCCCAGGCTCGCTTGAGGAGCTAAGTCACTCCTACTGCACCGACCACATGGTTACCGCGCGCTggactgctgctggcggatgGGAGACACCCGAGGTGAAACCATTCCAGAATCTCAGCATCCCTCCGACGGCGTCATGCCTGCACTACGCTACGGAATGTTTTGAGGGCATGAAGGTGTATCGCGGCTTCGATGGGAAACTGCGCCTTTTTAGACCAGACCTCAACGGTGAGCGTCTATCGAACAGCGCTGTCAGGGCGTCCCTGCCGAGTTTCCGGTTCCAGGAGCTCAAGACCCTCATCGCCAAACTGATGCAGATTGACGGTTTAC GCTGGCTTCCTAAGGACCAGCCTGGTCGTTTCCTCTACCTTCGTCCAACCCTCATCGGATCCGGCACGCAGCTTGGCGTTCAAGCACCCGCCGAAGCCCTCCTtttcatcatcgccgtccCCTGGCCCGATCCAGCCACCCGGCTCAAGGCAACCCCCGGCGAAGCCCTTGGCCTAAAACTCCTCACCTCCGCACCCGACACCATCCGCGCCTGGCCTGGCGGTTTCGGATACGCCAAGCTCGGCGCCAACTACGGCCCCTCGCTCGCAGCGCACGGcaaggcgcaggcgcagggcTTCGACCAGGTTCTTTGGCTCTTCGGTGAAGACCGTCAAGTGACTGAGGCCGGTGCAAGCAACTTTTTCATTGTCTGGGAGAATGCGCAGACGGGGAAGCGGGAGCTTGTGACTGCTCCGTTAGAGAATCAGCTTATCCTCCCAGGCGTAACGAGACGTAGTGTTCTGGAGCTTGCACGGTCAAGGCTCAACCAGGCTGTGGGCGACCTCGAGGCTGTCGAAGTTGTTGAGAAGACATTTACAATCTGGGATGTTGAGGCGGCGTGGAAGGAGGGCAGGGTTGTCGAGGCTTTTGTTTGTGGGACTGCA TTCTTCATCACCCCTGTCAAGCTCATCCGTAACGGTGCTGTCGatatccagctcctcaagccGGGCCAGACTGCGGGATACGCTGCTCAGATCAAGTCGTGGCTTGAGGCGGTTATGTACGGCAAGGATGGCGCTGAGAACCACGAGTGGTCGTACATTATTGAGAATGAGAGCGAAAAGTAA
- a CDS encoding uncharacterized protein (transcript_id=CADANIAT00007070), translated as MIMRSHFRPIKATHAEPRLRAMSVGFRAWLVPFKRAGRYGTDTWKQPNSSLLTASPCTNLRLEIIHPIATGAGMVLSYSGIPRPSTPPEAPLEVTEISERSQSSRWLSRDDRIRILTLRDAGFTYQQISSQLGFTYRQVQYTCQNEQSTPRKPPGQRPKLSEEDMDNIITFISSSQRTRRLSYKRVIEELNLPCGETALARALKKRGYSRCKALRKPPLSDDTKRVRLAWALEHVNWTIEQWNRILWSDETWVTPGFHTRIWVTRRAGEELDETCIRLSTPKKRGWMFWGSFYGDTKGPCLFWEKEWGSINVESYCERIMPIIDGYLRLNRQQGNYLCLMHDGAPGHASKDTIAELHERSIYPISWPAFSPDLNPIEMVWNWMKDWIQERYPDDRQLSYDALREIVRASWDAVPTDFLKGLIGSMQARCQAVIEAEGGHTKY; from the exons ATGATTATGA GAAGTCACTTCCGGCCAATTAAAGCTACGCATGCTGAGCCACGGTT ACGAGCCATGTCCGTCGGCTTTAGAGCCTGGCTGGTCCCGTTTAAACGAGCGGGCCGGTACGGAACTGATACATGGAAGCAGCCAAATTCGAGTCTCCTGACTGCGAGCCCTTGCACAAATTTGCGACTCGAAATTATCCATCCAATAGCGACCGGCGCTGGTATGGTTCTGAGttactctggtataccccg ACCTAGCACCCCTCCAGAGGCGCCtttggaggtgactgagatatctgaaaggagccaaagttCTAGATGGCTAAGTCGCGATGATCGGAttcgcattttgactctacgagatgctggttttacctatcaacagatctcttctcagcttggaTTTACCTATCGTCAGGTGCAATAtacctgccagaatgagcaatctactcctcgaaagcctcctggccagcgcccgaagctatcagaagaggatatggacaatatcattacctttatctcttcatcacaacgTACGCGCCGACTATCTTATAAacgagttattgaagaactaAATCTTCCCTGCGGAGAAACTGCACTTGCTCGAGCACTTAAAAAACGAGGCTATTCCCGATGCAAAGCTCTTCGAAAGCCACCTTTATCGGACGATACAAAGCGTGTACGTcttgcctgggcccttgagcatgtgaattggacaattgagcaatggaaTCGAATACTTTGGtctgatgagacttgggttactccaggcttccataccagaatctgggttaccagaagagcaggagaagagctagatgagACCTGTATTCGTTTGTCTACCCCCAAAAAGCGTggttggatgttttggggaTCATTTTATGGAGATACTAAAggcccttgccttttctgggagaaagaatggggctCTATCAATGTAGAGAGTTACTGTGAGCGAATTATGCCTATTATTGACGGCTATCTTCGCCtgaaccgacagcaaggtaactatctttgtcttatgcatgatggagcacctggccatgccagcaaagatactatagcagagcttcatgagcgTAGTATCTATCCTATTAGttggcctgccttctcccctgaTCTGAACCCTATTGAGATGgtatggaactggatgaaagaCTGGATCCAAGagagatatccagatgaccgcCAGCTATCTTATGATGCCCTACGAGAAATTGTACGAGCTTCATGGGATGCAGTCCCTACAGACTTTTTGAAAGGCCTTATTGGGTCTATGCAAGCCAGATGTCAGGCAGTAATCGAGGCAGAGGGTGGCCATACAAAATATTAG
- a CDS encoding putative C6 transcription factor (transcript_id=CADANIAT00007071): MASNSKDKQLPSIAPGPGPLREIRPLTKNKKSSSACLPCKQAKRKCTGRPAPCKACEATNGNCVFNEHLDLRRKIAAQKAQGDLERYRQLLWDLIKYLRTADDERIYRILEIIRAGGDDGNVEKNIALIIQTASAEGSPIEDTAMDTNEVRRDSRISVEKLCDSPLFQVPCKPWTKVTSDDHLISGLISLYFTWDHPLMQVVDQELFLRDMSAGDTSSEFCSPVLVNSILAVASTYSPYPEVYAVPGDVASRGQHFFEEAEMRWKAEEGRPSLASIQALAIMSHNLKLQGKDDASWLYIRQAVQLGQDIGLFNIPKSGHGNWDQLPDRVRHSSARTAWSLFILNSQFCMDSRKSGNLAVPRLSFDRISLTEKDTVWIPYHSRSSDTELVRKPALLREVMAGLVDLAETIIDMQDLFFDKALDLNLSIKELLKEAERLHSRLQAFLDGMTVIETPPVPQILFLHVKGNQIIITLFEFLLEQQDFERSIGPLKIEQVKSARFHAAMQIAHYLQIYREHYDLQQTPNLMFGPAKSSALALLPFLNDESAYNAFNQLYDFLESFSRRFSAAKQTKCEIDAFFRDSNLASPLEMSGQLTVGARNTRKGFQERVSVARK, translated from the exons ATGGCCTCCAACAGCAAAGATAAACAGCTCCCCTCAATTGCCCCCGGTCCCGGTCCGCTGCGTGAGATTCGGCCTTTGACGAAAAACAAGAAGAGTTCTAGTGCGTGCCTGCCCTGCAAGcaagcgaagagaaag TGCACCGGACGACCGGCTCCATGTAAAGCATGCGAGGCCACTAATGGCAATTGCGTCTTCAATGAACACCTTGATTTGAGACGGAAGATTGCTGCACAAAAAGCCCAAGGCGACTTGGAACGCTACAGGCAATTGTTGTGGGATCTTATAAAGTATCTGCGCACTGCCGACGATGAAAGGATTTATCGAATCTTGGAGATAATACGCGCTGGTGGCGACGACGGGAATGTAGAGAAGAATATTGCCCTAATCATTCAAACAGCTTCCGCTGAGGGATCCCCTATCGAGGATACAGCAATGGACACCAACGAAGTCCGCAGAGACTCCAGGATAAGCGTTGAGAAGCTCTGTGATAGTCCCTTGTTCCAGGTACCGTGCAAACCTTGGACGAAGGTCACAAGTGACGACCACCTTATCTCTGGCTTGATATCTTTATACTTCACATGGGATCATCCCCTTATGCAGGTTGTTGACCAGGAGTTGTTCCTGCGTGATATGAGTGCGGGTGACACGAGTTCAGAGTTCTGCAGCCCTGTTCTGGTGAATAGTATTCTAGCGGTGGCTAGC ACATATTCGCCCTACCCTGAAGTATACGCCGTGCCTGGCGATGTGGCTTCTCGAGGCCAGCACTTCTttgaggaagcggagatgCGCTGGAAAGCTGAGGAAGGTCGGCCTTCACTGGCAAGCATTCAAGCCCTGGCAATAATGAGCCATAA TCTGAAACTCCAAGGGAAAGACGATGCTAGCTGGCTTTATATCAGACAAGCCGTGCAGCTTGGGCAGGATATTGGCTTATTCAACATACCCAAGTCAGGGCACGGCAATTGGGATCAATTGCCTGATCGTGTCCGGCATTCTAGTGCACGGACTGCTTGGAGTCTCTTCATCCTGAATTC GCAGTTTTGCATGGATTCTCGAAAGTCGGGAAATCTAGCAGTTCCCAGACTATCATTTGACCGAATATCTCTCACCGAAAAGGACACGGTTTGGATACCGTACCACTCTCGCTCGAGCGACACAGAACTCGTTAGGAAGCCAGCCCTTCTTCGTGAGGTGATGGCCGGACTGGTCGACCTCGCGGAAACGATCATTGACATGCAGGATCTTTTCTTTGACAAAGCACTTGACCTTAACCTGAGCATCAAGGAGTTGttgaaagaggcagagaggtTGCATTCACGTCTCCAAGCTTTCCTGGACGGCATGACAGTCATCGAGACGCCACCTGTTCCGCAAATCCTTTTTCTGCA TGTCAAAGGCAATCAAATCATTATTACGCTGTTCGAGTTCCTGCTAGAGCAGCAAGACTTCGAGAGATCAATAGGACCATTGAAAATCGAACAAGTGAAATCGGCCCGGTTTCATGCTGCAATGCAGATCGCTCATTATCTTCAGATATATCGTGAGCATTATGATTTACAGCAGACTCCAAATTTGATGTTTGGGCCCGCGAAGAGCAGTGCCCTAGCACTCCTCCCATTCCTGAATGACGAATCGGCTTATAATGCTTTCAATCAGCTTTATGATTTCCTTGAATCTTTCAGTCGGAGGTTTTCGGCGGCTAAGCAAACGAAATGTGAGATCGACGCCTTCTTTCGTGACTCGAACCTTGCATCGCCCTTAGAGATGTCGGGACAGCTGACCGTCGGGGCTCGGAATACTCGTAAGGGCTTTCAGGAACGTGTTTCAGTTGCTCGCAAATGA
- a CDS encoding uncharacterized protein (transcript_id=CADANIAT00007072), which translates to MSTRYRVICSTLRRKPRVRVESRAMTSLAGLLHATDLISATEYRPIGISKSPSGLPFNKLSTSRSGGHNFSLSYLFMYSSVSRLPPQKKSRAFVDNTHTVHGNDWYELLARKHCQSLEVRLLFRATPFVASSTYTFPS; encoded by the coding sequence ATGTCTACAAGATATAGAGTTATCTGCAGTACCCTTAGAAGAAAGCCCAGAGTAAGGGTGGAGTCCCGAGCCATGACATCTCTGGCTGGCCTGTTGCATGCTACGGATCTTATATCCGCAACCGAATATCGCCCCATAGGGATCTCAAAATCGCCATCAGGACTCCCATTCAACAAGCTGTCAACGTCACGTTCAGGCGGACATAACTTTTCTTTATCCTACCTGTTCATGTACTCCTCTGTTAGCCGCCTGCCTCCTCAAAAGAAGTCACGCGCGTTCGTTGATAACACTCATACCGTCCATGGTAATGACTGGTATGAACTTTTGGCGAGAAAACACTGCCAGTCACTCGAAGTTCGGCTGTTATTCCGCGCGACGCCTTTTGTGGCATCGTCAACGTACACGTTCCCGTCGTAA
- a CDS encoding putative eukaryotic translation initiation factor 3 subunit EifCl (transcript_id=CADANIAT00007073): MSYDERANAHPNLNDESDVEEEALVNDYREQVNFDDGMSELDRTTSLGAASQTQDLQAQLAAAATPLEYQATLETKFASYDNYCSLFHYILNSDGPVELEVPSYYWAWDVIDEFIYQFESFCRYRNRVARSGSNEEEAQLLRENPNTWGCYSVLNVLYSLIQKSQINEQLAAMKRGEDPAAFAGEYGSRPLYKMLGYFSIIGLLRVHCLLGDFTLALKTLDDIEMNKKAMFARVMAAHFTTYYYVGFSYMMTRRYGDAIRMFSHILVYVSRTKNFQKGGNSYDAIAKKNDQMYALIAICVALHPTRLDDTIHSALREKYGEQLHRLQQGGPEALPLFEELFRSACPKFISPTPPDFDNPALNVDPVDHHTAIFMDEVKNTLYNPTIRSYLKLYTTMDLQKLAGFLDVEPEKLRSWLLVNKQRSRQVRWVEGGLLEGETVSANDLDYALEKDLIHVSETKAGRRLVDWYLRNLARVY, from the exons ATGTCCTACGACGAGCGCGCCAATGCGCACCCCAATTTGAACGATGAGTCtgatgtcgaggaggaagcgcTTGTTAATGACTACCGCGAACAGGTCAACTTCGACGATGGCATGAGCGAGCTGGACCGGACTACATCACTCGGCGCAGCCTCGCAGACGCAGGACCTTCAGGCACagctggctgctgccgcgaCTCCCCTTGAGTACCAGGCCACGCTGGAAACCAAGTTTGCGAGTtacgacaactactgcaGTCTTTTCCACTACATTCTGAACTCAGATGGGCCGGTGGAACTTGAGGTTCCTTCT TACTACTGGGCCTGGGATGTTATCGATGAGTTCATCTACCAGTTCGAGTCGTTCTGCCGTTACCGCAACCGCGTTGCCCGCAGCGGCTCcaacgaggaggaagcccagctcctccgcgaGAACCCGAATACCTGGGGCTGCTACTCAGTGCTCAACGTGCTCTACTCCCTCATCCAGAAGTCTCAGATCAACGAACAACTCGCTGCTATGAAGCGTGGTGAGGACCCTGCCGCGTTTGCTGGAGAATACGGATCCCGCCCACTCTACAAGATGCTGGGATACTTCTCCATCATTGGTCTGCTTCGCGTTCACTGCTTGCTCGGTGACTTCACTCTTGCCCTCAAGACTCTTGACGACATCGAGATGAACAAGAAGGCCATGTTCGCCCGTGTCATGGCCGCCCACTTCACCACCTACTACTATGTCGGTTTCTCCTACATGATGACCCGCCGCTACGGCGACGCCATCCGCATGTTCAGCCACATTCTCGTCTATGTCTCCCGGACCAAGAACTTCCAGAAGGGCGGAAATAGCTACGATGCTATCGCCAAAAAGAATGACCAGATGTACGCTCTGATTGCTATCTGTGTCGCCCTCCACCCCACTCGCCTCGACGACACCATCCACTCCGCTCTCCGCGAGAAGTACGGCGAGCAACTTCACCGCCTCCAGCAGGGCGGCCCCGAAGCCCTCCCTCTCTTCGAGGAACTATTCCGCTCCGCTTGCCCCAAGTTCATTAGCCCCACCCCTCCTGACTTCGACAACCCCGCCCTTAATGTCGACCCTGTCGACCACCACACCGCCATCTTTAtggacgaggtcaagaacaCCCTCTACAATCCTACAATTCGGTCATACCTCAAGCTCTACACAACAATGGACCTGCAGAAGCTCGCTGGCTTCCTCGACGTCGAGCCCGAGAAGCTCCGCTCCTGGCTCCTCGTCAATAAGCAGCGTAGCCGCCAGGTCCGCTGGGTTGAGGGAGGACTACTAGAAGGTGAAACCGTCAGCGCCAACGACCTTGACTATGCTCTCGAGAAGGATCTTATCCATGTCAGCGAGACCAAGGCTGGCCGTCGCCTTGTCGACTGGTATCTCAGGAACCTTGCCCGCGTTTACTAA
- a CDS encoding HesB/IscA family protein (transcript_id=CADANIAT00007074) has protein sequence MSRPAVSSAARQMLWARRAVPATPHVSCSSPTLNFASFCHASYRTLAISTSPAPARNIRPRISKQFLSRTQPRSAFSSTTATSAAQVTQNPRTDDDGNTLMVEISERAANRLRQITDPSSSPSATKDENPYHHLRITVTSGGCHGFQYLMSLEPASKIDPEEDTIFEAEPPEQGSDVAGNGTAKIVMDEPSLELLSGSTVDYTTELIGSQFKIVDNPRATSSCGCGTSFDVVD, from the exons ATGTCACGTCCAGCAGTGTCATCCGCCGCTCGCCAGATGCTCTGGGCTCGTCGCGCCGTCCCTGCCACCCCTCATGTCTCATGCTCGAGTCCAACATTGAACTTCGCATCGTTTTGTCATGCTTCATACCGAACATTGGCCATTTCGACATCTCCTGCGCCAGCGCGGAATATTCGACCTAGGATATCGAAGCAATTCCTGAGCCGAACACAACCTCGCTCAGCGTTCTCCTCAACGACTGCCACATCCGCGGCTCAAGTTACGCAGAATCCAAGGACCGATGACGATGGAAACACATTAATGGTGGAAATCTCAGAGCGAGCTGCAAAT CGCCTCCGTCAAATAACAGACCCATCTTCGTCGCCCTCCGCCACAAAGGATGAAAACCCCTACCATCACCTTCGCATCACCGTCACCAGCGGCGGTTGTCACGGCTTCCAGTACCTGATGTCACTCGAGCCGGCATCCAAAATCGATCCTGAAGAGGACACGATATTTGAAGCAGAGCCGCCGGAGCAGGGTTCGGATGTGGCGGGCAATGGCACTGCGAAGATCGTCATGGATGAGCCCTCGTTGGAACTTTTGTCTGGGAGTACAGTTGACTATACGACTGAGCTGATCGGGAGCCAGTTCAAGATAGTGGATAACCCACGCGCGACGAGCAGTTGTGGGTGTGGGACCAGctttgatgttgttgatTAG
- the bna5-1 gene encoding kynureninase (transcript_id=CADANIAT00007075) — protein sequence MGSRLHVQQIKNGPPLPYKDDIRAFTRDYAASLDAQDPLSHFREEFIIPSVKDLKRKTLDPSEGEYSSMYLDARCIYLCGNSLGLQPRNTKKYINYYLRTWAIKGVTGHFTHHDDELLPPFVDVDSAGAKLMAPVVGALESEVAVMGSLTTNLHLLMASFYRPTTERYKIIIEGKAFPSDHYAVESQIKHHNLQPKDAMVLIEPQDPEHPILETDRILRVIDEHASTTALLLLSAIQYYTGQYFNIEKITAHAQSKGIVVGWDCAHAAGNVDLKLHDWNVDFAAWCNYKYLNSGPGGMAGIFVHEKHGEVKAGQGDGELELFRPRLSGWWGGDKATRFLMDNHFVPQSGAAGYQLSNPSVLDMNAVVASLELFNRTSMAEIRQKSLNLTGYLEHLLLASLDGVSDKPFSIITPPNPSERGAQLSLRLAPGLLDSVLETLEEYAVVIDERKPDVIRVAPAPLYNTYEEVWQFCQIFSEACRKALEKKD from the exons ATGGGTTCCAGGCTCCACGTCCAgcagatcaagaacggcCCGCCACTTCCGTACAAGGACGATATCAGGGCTTTCACCAGGGACTATGCAGCATCTCTAGACGCTCAAGACCCCCTAAGTCACTTTCGAGAAGAGTTTATCATTCCCTCTGTAAAAGACCTCAAGCGAAAAACGCTGGATCCTTCTGAAGGCGAGTACAGTTCTATGTACCTGG ACGCCCGCTGTATCTATCTCTGCGGAAACTCCCTAGGCCTCCAGCCTCGCAACACTAAGAAGTACATTAACTACTATTTGCGAACCTGGGCCATTAAGGGCGTAACGGGCCATTTCACCCATCACGACGATGAATTGCTCCCTCCGTTTGTCGACGTCGACTCAGCGGGCGCAAAGCTCATGGCACCAGTTGTTGGGGCGTTGGAGAGCGAGGTAGCTGTTATGGGCAGTCTAACAACAAACTTGCATTTGCTCATGGCTAGTTTCTACCGACCAACTACTGAGAGATATAAGATCATCATCGAAGGGAAAGCTTTTCCCAGTGACCAT TACGCGGTCGAATCTCAGATCAAGCACCATAATCTCCAGCCCAAAGATGCCATGGTTCTCATTGAACCGCAGGATCCTGAACATCCGATTCTCGAAACTGACCGTATTCTTCGAGTCATTGACGAGCATGCTTCAACTACGGCTTtacttcttctctctgctATCCAGTACTACACAGGCCAGTACTTTAACATCGAGAAGATCACTGCACACGCCCAGTCTAAAGGCATCGTGGTCGGTTGGGACTGTGCCCATGCAGCGGGAAATGTCGACTTGAAATTACACGATTGGAACGTGGACTTCGCTGCGTGGTGCAACTATAAGTACCTCAATAGTGGCCCAGGCGGAATGGCCGGGATATTCGTGCATGAAAAACATGGAGAGGTGAAGGCAGGTCAAGGCGACGGGGAACTGGAATTATTTCGCCCTCGGCTTTCCGGCTGGTGGGGAGGAGACAAAGCTACCAGATTTCTGATGGATAATC ATTTCGTCCCCCAATCCGGGGCGGCAGGATATCAATTGTCCAATCCTTCCGTGCTTGACATGAATGCGGTTGTAGCCTCTCTGGAACTGTTCAACCGGACATCCATGGCCGAGATTCGTCAAAAGTCCCTCAATCTAACAGGCTATCTCGAGCATCTCCTCCTTGCGTCTCTTGATGGAGTTTCCGACAAGCCTTTTTCTATCATTACCCCGCCGAACCCCTCAGAACGCGGTGCTCAGCTAAGTTTGCGGCTGGCGCCAGGTCTCCTGGATAGCGTTTTAGAAACGTTGGAAGAATATGCAGTTGTGATCGACGAGAGGAAGCCAGATGTCATTAGGGTTGCACCCGCGCCCTTGTACAACACGTACGAGGAGGTGTGGCAGTTTTGCCAGATTTTTTCAGAAGCCTGCCGCAAAGCTCTTGAAAAGAAAGACTAG
- a CDS encoding chaperone EMC4 (transcript_id=CADANIAT00007076): MQAANSPRPSESSLAFNYELRLESSGVRENRSSRLRIRSGPAPPAPRFLWRILCFLIFQAMINFDLRCRAAELAKAPFANPGPSTICNIGSIAMATQQTLPPLPPPKWVVDLKSPLPRPSISASSIPDPPGFSRKAGKGRSEKSTTSSAPSKPAETDTLKLKKAWEIALAPSKQIPMNAIMMYMSGNSLQIFSIMMVFMLFKGPIQGLINTNNVFAKFDSETLRGNSFCWGWGCGRLMLWVFCRGPYALFWLANV, encoded by the exons ATGCAGGCGGCAAACTCACCTAGACCGAGCGAATCCAGCCTGGCCTTCAACTACGAGCTGAGATTGGAATCATCTGGCGTCAGAGAGAATAGGAGTTCGAGACTGAGAATCAGGAGTGGACCGGCGCCGCCAGCTCCGCGGTTTTTGTGGAGAATCCTTTGCTTCCTGATTTTCCAGGCGATGATCAACTTCGACCTCCGCTGTCGTGCCGCTGAGCTAGCTAAAGCTCCCTTCGCAAACCCAGGACCTTCAACCATCTGTAATATTGGCTCTATCGCAATGGCCACTCAGCAAACTCTaccccctcttccaccccctAAATGGGTCGTCGATCTCAAATCACCGTTACCGCGCCCGTCAATTTCAGCGTCCAGCATCCCCGACCCGCCCGGCTTCTCGCGCAAGGCTGGTAAAGGC CGCTCGGAAAAATCGACCACTTCCTCCGCCCCGTCCAAGCCCGCCGAAACCGACACgctgaagctcaagaaaGCTTGGGAAATCGCCCTCGCGCCGTCGAAGCAGATTCCCATGAACGCGATCATGATGTACATGTCCGGAAACAGTCTGCAGATCTTCAGCATTATGATGGTCTTTATGTTGTTCAAGGGCCCTATCCAGGGCCTCATCAACACCAATAATGTGTTTGCCAAGTTTGATTCGGAGACATTGCGGGGCAA TTCGTtctgctggggctgggggtGTGGAAGGTTAATGCTATGGGTCTTCTGCC GAGGTCCTTATGCGCTCTTCTGGCTTGCTAATGTGTGA